A window from Streptomyces sp. NBC_00299 encodes these proteins:
- the moaC gene encoding cyclic pyranopterin monophosphate synthase MoaC yields MTVPSRGETPGPHEHDRPTQQRLTHIDEAGAARMVDVSGKDVTARTARASGRVLVSPRVVELLRGEGVPKGDALATARIAGIMGAKRTPDLIPLCHPLSVSGVKLDLSVADDAVEILATVKTTDRTGVEMEALTAVSVAALTVIDMVKAVDKGAVITDVRVEEKTGGKSGDWSRA; encoded by the coding sequence ATGACTGTGCCTTCCCGGGGGGAGACCCCCGGACCCCATGAGCACGACCGACCCACGCAGCAGCGGCTGACGCACATCGACGAGGCGGGCGCGGCCCGCATGGTCGACGTCTCCGGGAAGGACGTGACCGCGCGCACGGCTCGCGCCAGCGGACGCGTCCTCGTCTCGCCCCGCGTGGTCGAGCTGCTGCGCGGCGAGGGGGTACCCAAGGGCGACGCCCTCGCCACCGCGCGTATCGCGGGCATCATGGGCGCCAAGCGCACACCGGACCTGATCCCGCTGTGCCACCCGTTGTCGGTGTCCGGTGTGAAACTGGATCTGTCGGTCGCGGACGACGCGGTGGAGATCCTGGCCACCGTGAAGACGACGGACCGCACGGGCGTCGAGATGGAGGCCCTCACCGCGGTCTCCGTCGCCGCGCTCACCGTGATCGACATGGTGAAGGCGGTCGACAAGGGAGCGGTCATCACGGACGTACGGGTGGAGGAGAAGACGGGCGGCAAGTCGGGCGACTGGAGCCGGGCATGA
- the glp gene encoding molybdotransferase-like divisome protein Glp produces the protein MSTAAAPRPAGQDHLWSVDEHLEDILATVRPLEPIELQLLDAQGCVLVDDVTVPVSLPPFDNSSMDGYAVRVADVAGASEEFPAVLEVVGDVAAGQADLLHVGPGQAARIMTGAPLPPGAETVVPVEWTDGGLGEGPVTGMRARSLAPEGARGQVHIHRPAEARAHVRAKGSDVKAGDRALEAGTVLGPPQIALLAAIGRGTVRVRPRPRVVVMSTGSELVQPDEALGSGQIYDSNSFALTAAARDAGAIAYRVGAVADDAETLRSTVEDQLVRADLMVTTGGVSVGAYDVVKEALSHVGDEDEAGSGIDFRKLAMQPGKPQGFGSIGPDHTPLLALPGNPVSSYVSFELFVRPAIRTLMGLEDVHRPRMTATLAADKALSSPKGRRQFLRGTYADGEVRPVGGAGSHLIAALAHADALIVVPEDVESVEPGTEVEMVLLR, from the coding sequence TTGAGCACCGCCGCCGCGCCCCGCCCCGCCGGCCAGGACCACCTCTGGTCGGTGGACGAACACCTGGAGGACATCCTCGCGACCGTCCGCCCCCTCGAACCCATCGAGCTGCAACTGCTCGACGCCCAGGGCTGTGTCCTGGTCGACGACGTCACGGTGCCGGTCTCCCTGCCACCGTTCGACAACAGCTCCATGGACGGGTACGCGGTGCGGGTCGCGGATGTCGCGGGCGCGAGCGAGGAGTTCCCGGCGGTCCTGGAGGTCGTCGGGGACGTCGCGGCGGGCCAGGCCGACCTGCTCCACGTGGGCCCCGGCCAGGCCGCCCGCATCATGACCGGCGCCCCGCTGCCGCCCGGCGCCGAGACGGTCGTTCCCGTGGAGTGGACCGACGGCGGCCTCGGCGAGGGCCCGGTGACCGGCATGCGCGCCCGCAGCCTCGCCCCTGAGGGCGCCCGGGGCCAGGTGCACATCCACCGGCCGGCCGAGGCACGTGCGCATGTGCGCGCGAAGGGCAGCGACGTCAAGGCGGGCGACCGCGCGCTCGAAGCGGGCACGGTCCTCGGACCGCCCCAGATCGCCCTGCTCGCCGCGATCGGACGCGGCACGGTGCGCGTGCGCCCCCGCCCGCGCGTGGTCGTCATGTCCACCGGCAGCGAACTCGTCCAGCCCGACGAGGCACTGGGCAGCGGCCAGATCTACGACTCCAACAGCTTCGCCCTCACCGCCGCGGCCCGCGACGCCGGCGCCATCGCCTACCGCGTGGGCGCCGTCGCCGACGACGCCGAGACCCTCCGGTCCACCGTCGAGGACCAGCTCGTGCGCGCCGACCTCATGGTCACCACCGGCGGCGTGAGCGTCGGGGCGTACGACGTCGTCAAGGAGGCGCTGTCGCACGTCGGCGACGAGGACGAGGCCGGCAGCGGCATCGACTTCCGCAAGCTCGCCATGCAGCCCGGCAAGCCCCAGGGCTTCGGCTCCATCGGCCCCGACCACACCCCGCTGCTCGCGCTCCCGGGCAACCCGGTGTCGTCGTACGTCTCCTTCGAGCTGTTCGTGCGCCCCGCGATCCGCACCCTGATGGGCCTGGAGGACGTCCACCGGCCGCGGATGACGGCGACCCTTGCCGCGGACAAGGCGCTGAGCTCTCCCAAGGGGCGCAGACAGTTTTTGCGCGGGACGTACGCCGACGGCGAGGTGCGGCCGGTCGGCGGCGCCGGATCCCATCTGATCGCCGCCCTCGCGCACGCCGACGCGCTGATCGTCGTCCCGGAGGACGTGGAGAGCGTCGAGCCCGGCACCGAGGTCGAGATGGTCCTGCTCCGCTGA
- the galU gene encoding UTP--glucose-1-phosphate uridylyltransferase GalU gives MTQSHPRISKAVIPAAGLGTRFLPATKATPKEMLPVVDKPAIQYVVEEAVSAGLDDVLMITGRNKRPLEDHFDRNYELESALQKKGDAGRLAKVQESSDLATMHYVRQGDPKGLGHAVLCAAPHVGHEPFAVLLGDDLIDPRDPLLKRMVEVQEQHGGSVIALMEVAPEQIHLYGCAAVDPTDDGDVVKVHDLVEKPAAADAPSNYAIIGRYVLDPAIFDILRKTEPGRGGEIQLTDALQQLSQDEKVGGPVHGVVFKGRRYDTGDRGDYLRAIVRLACEREDLGPDFRTWLRSYVAEEM, from the coding sequence ATGACTCAGTCGCACCCTCGGATCAGCAAGGCTGTCATCCCCGCAGCGGGCCTAGGTACCCGCTTCCTGCCGGCCACCAAAGCCACTCCCAAGGAGATGCTGCCGGTCGTCGACAAGCCGGCGATCCAGTACGTGGTCGAAGAGGCCGTATCGGCAGGCCTCGACGACGTCCTCATGATCACGGGCCGCAACAAGCGCCCGCTGGAGGACCACTTCGACCGCAACTACGAGCTGGAGTCCGCTCTTCAGAAGAAGGGTGACGCCGGCCGGCTCGCCAAGGTGCAGGAGTCGAGCGACCTCGCGACGATGCACTACGTCCGCCAGGGCGACCCCAAGGGCCTCGGTCACGCCGTCCTGTGCGCCGCTCCGCACGTCGGCCACGAGCCCTTCGCCGTCCTCCTCGGCGACGACCTGATCGACCCGCGCGACCCGCTGCTCAAGCGGATGGTCGAGGTGCAGGAGCAGCACGGCGGCAGCGTCATCGCGCTGATGGAGGTCGCGCCCGAGCAGATCCACCTCTACGGCTGTGCGGCCGTGGACCCCACCGACGACGGCGACGTGGTCAAGGTGCACGACCTCGTCGAGAAGCCGGCCGCGGCGGACGCCCCGTCCAACTACGCGATCATCGGCCGCTACGTCCTCGACCCGGCCATCTTCGACATACTGCGCAAGACCGAGCCGGGTCGCGGGGGTGAGATCCAGCTCACCGACGCCCTCCAGCAGCTCTCGCAGGACGAGAAGGTCGGCGGCCCGGTGCACGGCGTCGTCTTCAAGGGCCGCCGCTATGACACCGGCGACCGTGGCGACTACCTGCGTGCCATTGTCAGACTCGCATGCGAACGTGAAGACCTGGGCCCGGACTTCCGGACCTGGCTTCGCAGTTACGTAGCCGAGGAGATGTAG
- a CDS encoding MogA/MoaB family molybdenum cofactor biosynthesis protein — MRYRALVVTASNRAAAGVYEDKGGPLIAEGLKGFGFEVEGPQIVPDGDPVEAALRAGVDAGYDVIVTTGGTGISPTDRTPEATRALLDFEVPGIAEAIRAFGRDKVPTAALSRGLAGVAGRTLIINLPGSSGGVKDGLAVLEPLLTHAVDQIRGGDHPRPSGGAS, encoded by the coding sequence ATGAGGTATCGCGCTCTTGTGGTCACCGCCTCCAACCGGGCTGCCGCCGGGGTCTACGAGGACAAGGGCGGCCCGCTGATCGCCGAGGGCCTGAAGGGCTTCGGCTTCGAGGTCGAGGGGCCGCAGATCGTGCCCGACGGGGACCCGGTGGAGGCAGCCCTGCGCGCCGGAGTCGACGCCGGGTACGACGTCATCGTGACCACCGGCGGCACCGGCATCTCGCCGACCGACCGCACTCCCGAGGCGACCCGCGCCCTCCTCGACTTCGAGGTGCCGGGCATCGCCGAGGCGATCAGGGCGTTCGGACGGGACAAGGTGCCCACGGCGGCACTGTCCCGGGGGCTCGCCGGAGTCGCCGGACGCACACTGATCATCAACCTGCCCGGCTCCAGCGGCGGGGTGAAGGACGGACTGGCGGTCCTCGAACCCCTGCTGACCCACGCCGTCGACCAGATCCGCGGCGGCGACCACCCCAGACCCAGCGGGGGTGCGAGCTGA
- a CDS encoding GNAT family N-acetyltransferase, protein MRDQRAWREVNRRNRDWLRPWEATIPPPTPSGPITHRPTYRQMVRHLRSEAHSGRMLPFVIEYQGRLVGQLTVAGITWGSMCSGHVGYWVDEAVAGRGVMPTAVALVVDHCFRTVGLHRIEVCIRPENGPSRRVVEKLGFREEGLRPRYLHIDGAWRDHLVFALTSEEVPEGLLGRWHRARSQKQSQSNPQDTRQNSQGNPAWPGN, encoded by the coding sequence ATGCGCGACCAACGGGCCTGGCGCGAGGTCAACCGGCGCAACCGGGACTGGCTGCGGCCCTGGGAGGCGACCATTCCGCCGCCCACGCCCAGCGGACCGATCACGCACCGGCCGACCTACCGCCAGATGGTCCGGCATCTGCGGTCCGAGGCGCACTCGGGCCGGATGCTGCCATTCGTCATCGAGTACCAGGGGCGGCTGGTGGGGCAGTTGACGGTCGCCGGCATCACCTGGGGCTCGATGTGTTCGGGACACGTCGGCTACTGGGTGGACGAGGCGGTGGCGGGCCGCGGGGTCATGCCGACCGCTGTGGCGCTCGTGGTGGACCACTGTTTCCGCACCGTTGGTCTGCACCGCATCGAGGTCTGCATTCGCCCCGAGAACGGGCCCAGCCGCCGGGTCGTCGAGAAACTCGGATTCCGCGAGGAGGGGCTCCGTCCGCGCTATCTCCACATCGACGGAGCCTGGCGCGACCATCTCGTCTTCGCGCTCACGTCGGAAGAGGTCCCGGAGGGGTTGCTCGGACGCTGGCACAGGGCGCGCTCGCAGAAGCAATCGCAGTCGAACCCGCAGGACACCCGCCAGAACAGTCAGGGGAATCCCGCGTGGCCCGGAAATTGA